From the genome of Vibrio orientalis CIP 102891 = ATCC 33934:
TCTGCCAAGCCCGTTTTGAGTTCACCGAGGAAAACGTTACGGCGCGAAGAATCATAGATCGCATAAACCGCACTAATTCGTAATGGATACACTTGGTCATCTATATGGGCAAGTTTATCTTTATAGAACACCAATGAATCGGTGTTTGAGGCGATAATTTTCTGCTCAGCCTCAAGATTACTCTTAGTGATCCATAAAGCAATGAACAGTGCGAAGGTAGTAAATAGTACAGGTACAAGCACCTGCGTTCGAATAGACAAGTTTTTAAGCGATAATTGCATTATTTTTCTCAATCAAGTTTTTTTGATTTCATCCTTGATCTGGGAATATTCCCACAACATAAAGGGCGCGGAGTCTAGCATAATTAATGGCTGGTATGGCAAATAACACCTTAAAAAGTCAGGATTTTTTGCACTAACCGTTTGCGCAAGCTCATATGCCCACAACACCATATGCAACCGCTTTATAAATCATATGCGTGTCTGACTCTTTGACCCAAAACAAAAAAAGGCCAAGCAATGCTTGGCCAATTAGCTGAACTTCAGGCAGTTCGAGTTAAAAATCGTAGCGAATACCCGCTTGTAGCTCGTCTTCTGTATTGTCTAGCTGTTGGAACATGTAGCCAACATATGTACGTAAGTGGCCGTTAAACTTATGTTCTACTTCTAGCGCAAAGTGATCCGTTGTATCTGCATTATTTACTTCTTGGTAGTTGTAAACCGCAATCAGCGAGGTTTTACCTAGCTTGTATTTAGCGCCAAGTTCAAACATGTTCGCATCGAACTCTTGGTTGGACTCAACAACCGTACCGTCACCGTAGATTGCAGCCAACGTTAGTGCGTCAAGTTTGTAGCTCGCACCGATGTTGACCTGATCTTCAGATTTATCACCTTGATCTTGCGTGGTGTAACCTAAACCTAGGTCAAGACCGAAATCAAAGCCGTAAACCGCTGACAGACCGAAGCTGTCATTATCTTTTTGGTCAGATGCGATGTAGTTTGCTTTAACTGTTAGTGCTTCAAAATTACCAGAGTAAACGAAGTTGTTCTCACGCTTATCTTTGTTTGCACCAATAAGGTCTGCTGCTGCTTCATCAAACGTGTTCATTAAATCCGTGAAGTCAGTCACCTGAACCTGCGCAGAATCTTGCTTACCGTAAGAGAATTCACCGAAGTTAGTGCCGAATCCTGCATATACGTAGCGATTGTTGATAGTAGAGCTTGAGTCTGTACCTACTTCCGCTTCATATTTACCAAAGCCGTATAAATCGTCAGATAGCTCTGTTTTACCCACAAAGTTAAAACGTGCACGTGATTTGTCATCAAATGAGCTATCAGTTGCGGATTCGTTTTCGTCAGAGATATTGAAGCGCGCTTCCGCACGACCGCCAATTTTTAACTCTGTGCCATCTGATTTGTAAACTGTCGCTGCTAGTGAAGAACCTGATACTAGGGCTGCAAATATTGCCGACGCTACCGCTGCTTTTTTCATCTTATTTACCTTGCATTTATAATGAGCTTCAATGCTCGAACTATGTGATGCGAGTTAAATTAGAGGGGTAGCATTAAGCTTTAATTGCTAATCCATTACGATTAGGTGGCGATTAAGTGTATGAATTATTACAGATAGTGCTACCTAGCCTGCCTATTCACTTCATTTGCTAACGTTCATCTTTTGAGGAGTCCATCACCACCATTGTCGTGATCGATTGGACATGTTCACACTCCCCCAGTACATCGGCGTGAAACTTCTTGTAGCTCGGTAAGTCACGGGCCTCTACTCGGAGAAGGTACTCGTTAGCGCCAGTAATATTGTGGCATTCAACCACTTCGTCAACGAACTGTACGTGTTGTTCAAACTCTAGTTGTGATTGCTTTCGGTGACTCGACAGCCCAATTGAGACGTAGGCAATGAACCCAACACCAAGCTGACTGCTATCGATCAGTACCCGGTAGCCTTTTATTATTCCCTGCTTCTCTAGCTCTTGAACGCGCCTTAGGGTCGCGGAGGCGGACAAACCAATCCTTTCTGAAAGCTCTACATTGGAGATTCTTCCGTCTACTTTAAGCTCTTGCAATATTCTTTCGTCGAACCGATCCATACATACCCTTTATTGCGTAATTTCCGTTTAGAGTTCGAATAAAAGCACAAAATTGCTCACAATTCCACCTACTATAAACGTGACCGGTCAGAACACCCTTTTTCACGCAATTATCTTGCGTCTGTT
Proteins encoded in this window:
- a CDS encoding Lrp/AsnC family transcriptional regulator yields the protein MDRFDERILQELKVDGRISNVELSERIGLSASATLRRVQELEKQGIIKGYRVLIDSSQLGVGFIAYVSIGLSSHRKQSQLEFEQHVQFVDEVVECHNITGANEYLLRVEARDLPSYKKFHADVLGECEHVQSITTMVVMDSSKDER
- a CDS encoding porin, with amino-acid sequence MKKAAVASAIFAALVSGSSLAATVYKSDGTELKIGGRAEARFNISDENESATDSSFDDKSRARFNFVGKTELSDDLYGFGKYEAEVGTDSSSTINNRYVYAGFGTNFGEFSYGKQDSAQVQVTDFTDLMNTFDEAAADLIGANKDKRENNFVYSGNFEALTVKANYIASDQKDNDSFGLSAVYGFDFGLDLGLGYTTQDQGDKSEDQVNIGASYKLDALTLAAIYGDGTVVESNQEFDANMFELGAKYKLGKTSLIAVYNYQEVNNADTTDHFALEVEHKFNGHLRTYVGYMFQQLDNTEDELQAGIRYDF